The nucleotide sequence GACTTCTCTCGGTTAGACTCCTGCTGCTGTTCTGTTAGTGGGTGATTGCGATAGCCACGCTCATGAATCTGACTCTCATACGTGAGTAACTCTAAAACCGTCTCAATCACTTCACTGCGGTAGGCACTATCCGCCCAGACCTGATCCCCACTATTATCAAAGTCCAATAGCGAACCCACCATCTTAGAATCATGGACGGCAGCATCGCTGACGGCATAGCGACGAATAAA is from Neosynechococcus sphagnicola sy1 and encodes:
- a CDS encoding IS5/IS1182 family transposase gives rise to the protein FIRRYAVSDAAVHDSKMVGSLLDFDNSGDQVWADSAYRSEVIETVLELLTYESQIHERGYRNHPLTEQQQESNREKSQIRAQVEHVFGSWVMELGGKLVRCIGKQRVAAWIGLKNLTCNLKRYVFWQSQPTSSEESYAC